TAGATTTTAGTGAATATTTAGATGATGAAACTATTTTAAATGTAGTTAAAAAAATCTCTAAAAAATATAGACAAATTTTACTTTTAAATTCATAGGAGAATATTTTGAAAAAAGAGTTTTTAGATTTCGAACTTGCGGTAGAAAAATCTTTGGAAAATGCAAAAGCTACAAAATTTACAGAGATTGTAAATATAGAAGATGCTTTAAATAGAATCATTTCAAAAGATGTATTATGTAGAAAAAATCTTCCTTCTTTTAATAACTCTGCAATGGATGGTTTTGCAGTAAAGTTTTTAGATGCTGGAAAATCTTTAAAAGTAAAAAAAATAATTTTTGCAGGTGAAAAAGTTGAACCTTGTTTAGAAGAAAATGAGTGTTATAAAATTATGACTGGAGCACAAGTTCCAAGTGATGTTGATACTATCATTCCAATTGAAGATGTAATAAGTTACAAAGATGAGATTGTAACTATTCCTGAGTATATTAAAAAAGGTTCTTCTTTAAGATTAAAAGGTGAAGAGAAAGCTATTAATGATGTTTTATTTAAAAAGGGTGAAACTATAAATTCTTCAACTCTTGCTGTTTTTGCATCACAAGGAATTACTAAAATTGAAGTTTATAAAAAAATATCAATTGCAGTAGTATCAACAGGGAATGAACTAAAAGAGCCTTGGGAAGAAGCAAGTGAGGATGAGATATATAATTGTAATTCCTATGCAATCACTACACTTCTTGAAGAAAAAGGGTTTGACTCTACTTATATTGGTGTTATTCCAGATAATTTAGAGCAATCTATTGATTTTATTAATAGTTTGAGTTGTTATGACGTTGTTATTACAACAGGAGGTATCTCTATGGGAGATGCAGATTTTATGGCAGAAGCTTTTAGACAAAATGGTTTAAAAACAATTTTTCATGGAGTTAATATAAAACCAGGTAGGCCTATTATGATGGGTGTTATAGAAAAAGAGTTTAATAATTGCTTTGTTATGTGTTTACCTGGTAATCCTTTAACTGCAATGGTAAATATGCATCTATTTGCAATACCTGTATTAAATAAGATTCAAGGAGGAAATTCTATTTATCAAGATATTTGTTTGGCTGTAAATAAAGAAGATTTTAAAACAAAAACAGGTCGAGTGAATATTGTATTAGGAACAGCTAAAAGTGGCGAATTTAATGTTACAAAAAAGAATAAATACGGTTCAGGAATGATTACAGTACTAAATGAAAGTAATGCAATTGTTGTTACTAAGCCAGATAAAGATTTTACAGCTCAAGGTGAGTTTCTAAGGGTGA
This genomic interval from Arcobacter arenosus contains the following:
- a CDS encoding molybdopterin molybdotransferase MoeA, producing MKKEFLDFELAVEKSLENAKATKFTEIVNIEDALNRIISKDVLCRKNLPSFNNSAMDGFAVKFLDAGKSLKVKKIIFAGEKVEPCLEENECYKIMTGAQVPSDVDTIIPIEDVISYKDEIVTIPEYIKKGSSLRLKGEEKAINDVLFKKGETINSSTLAVFASQGITKIEVYKKISIAVVSTGNELKEPWEEASEDEIYNCNSYAITTLLEEKGFDSTYIGVIPDNLEQSIDFINSLSCYDVVITTGGISMGDADFMAEAFRQNGLKTIFHGVNIKPGRPIMMGVIEKEFNNCFVMCLPGNPLTAMVNMHLFAIPVLNKIQGGNSIYQDICLAVNKEDFKTKTGRVNIVLGTAKSGEFNVTKKNKYGSGMITVLNESNAIVVTKPDKDFTAQGEFLRVIRFGCSYLETKTEIFN